From the Vibrio vulnificus CMCP6 genome, one window contains:
- the fabV gene encoding enoyl-ACP reductase FabV yields the protein MRIEPIIQGVVARSAHPFGCEAAIKKQIAFVKNAPQISQGPKRVLILGASSGFGLAARIALTFGGAQADTIGVSFERGPSEKGTGSAGWYNNVFFKREAEKEGRIAINIVGDAFASETRTQVIEAIETYFEGEVDLVIYSLATGMRPISNQPGEFWRSVIKPFGQTVTGASFDLEHDRWIDTTLESATEEEALHTIKVMGGEDWESWIDTLINAESIAQGCQTIAFSYVGPEITHPIYLDGTLGRAKIDLHQTSHSLNLKLANFDGAAYATVCKALVTKASVFIPALSPYLLALYRVMKDEKCHEGCIEQMQRLFATKLYGQDHISVDGERLVRMDDWELAPHIQNKVNQILEEMDANNFQVIGDYQGFKNEFLQLNGFGFDEVDYSQDIDLQTILKLTP from the coding sequence ATGCGTATAGAACCGATTATTCAAGGCGTTGTTGCTCGTTCTGCTCATCCTTTTGGTTGTGAAGCAGCAATAAAAAAACAGATAGCATTTGTTAAAAATGCACCACAGATTTCACAAGGACCTAAACGTGTCCTTATTCTCGGTGCATCTTCTGGTTTTGGCCTTGCCGCTCGGATAGCCCTCACTTTTGGTGGTGCGCAAGCAGACACCATCGGTGTTTCATTTGAACGAGGCCCTTCTGAAAAAGGAACAGGCAGCGCGGGCTGGTACAACAATGTTTTTTTTAAACGTGAAGCTGAAAAAGAAGGCCGTATTGCAATTAATATTGTTGGTGATGCTTTTGCTTCCGAAACTCGTACCCAAGTGATTGAGGCGATCGAAACCTATTTCGAAGGTGAGGTTGACCTCGTTATCTACAGCCTCGCAACAGGCATGCGACCGATATCAAATCAACCGGGTGAATTTTGGCGAAGTGTGATTAAACCTTTTGGCCAAACAGTGACCGGAGCATCGTTCGACTTAGAGCATGATCGCTGGATTGATACCACCCTCGAATCGGCTACAGAAGAAGAAGCATTGCACACCATTAAGGTCATGGGCGGTGAAGATTGGGAAAGCTGGATCGACACGCTCATTAATGCCGAATCCATTGCTCAAGGATGCCAAACCATCGCGTTTTCCTATGTAGGGCCTGAAATCACACATCCAATCTACCTTGATGGCACCTTAGGGCGTGCAAAGATCGACCTTCATCAAACCAGCCATTCTTTGAACTTGAAACTGGCCAATTTTGACGGCGCAGCGTATGCCACGGTTTGTAAGGCATTGGTGACGAAAGCCAGTGTATTTATTCCTGCATTGTCCCCTTACCTGCTCGCACTTTATCGAGTGATGAAAGACGAAAAATGCCACGAAGGATGCATTGAGCAAATGCAGCGCTTATTCGCAACGAAGCTTTATGGGCAAGACCACATCAGCGTTGATGGTGAGCGATTGGTCCGGATGGATGATTGGGAACTGGCGCCTCATATTCAAAATAAAGTGAACCAGATTCTAGAAGAAATGGATGCCAATAATTTCCAAGTAATCGGTGATTACCAAGGGTTTAAAAACGAGTTTTTACAGCTCAATGGTTTCGGATTTGACGAAGTTGACTATTCACAAGATATTGACTTACAAACAATTTTGAAATTAACGCCTTAG
- a CDS encoding ABC-ATPase domain-containing protein — protein MDQLIAKLKKLEKQNYRAYQQIKGQYNFTDFDLFIDHIQSDPYASASRFRAFRAWSLTGLSWLKEESAAFQLGARDFIARSFAEFAKQENAIAISLHGQTVLDSTSVLFTEEGIELRFRVNLPAEGRDILAKKAINIITFHLPKFIRRSTIERELDKEALLTHCQVVEDQEALREQLEVNGLVSFVANGSILPRVAGNCDLPMKDAVEFTAPESLQVTLHAPNRGYVTGLGIPKGITLIVGGGFHGKSTLLNAIERSIYNHIPGDGREYIVTDGSAMKIRAEEGRCVHHLNLSNYINHLPMGKDTADFTTQDASGSTSQAAWLQESVEAGASTLLIDEDTSATNFMIRDERMQALVAKGDEPITPLVDRIGQLRDELEISTIIVMGGSGDYLDVADNVIQMHDYQALDVTEKAKEVIQLHPTQRHNESEAPLVTFPPRALHCSALMNILTDGKFRVSAKGKDSLRFGKEFTDLSALEQLESSDEVNAIGWVWYQLAQHAGWNSNPAKQISELLGDAWFQNMPQHGDLAKPRPIDVMAALNRMRKSQFRNNH, from the coding sequence ATGGACCAGTTGATTGCAAAACTCAAAAAGCTTGAAAAGCAAAATTATCGTGCATACCAGCAAATCAAAGGGCAGTACAATTTTACCGATTTTGATCTGTTTATTGATCATATCCAATCTGACCCTTACGCTTCTGCTTCACGCTTCCGCGCTTTTCGTGCTTGGTCCTTAACTGGGCTTTCTTGGTTAAAAGAGGAGTCTGCAGCGTTCCAACTTGGCGCAAGAGATTTCATTGCTCGTAGCTTCGCCGAATTCGCCAAACAAGAAAACGCCATTGCCATTTCTTTGCATGGACAAACCGTTTTAGACAGCACTTCTGTATTATTTACGGAAGAAGGGATTGAACTGCGTTTTCGAGTCAACCTGCCCGCTGAAGGCCGTGACATTCTGGCAAAGAAAGCGATTAATATCATTACCTTCCACTTACCGAAGTTTATCCGTCGTTCCACCATCGAACGTGAACTTGATAAAGAGGCACTATTGACGCACTGTCAGGTTGTGGAAGACCAAGAGGCATTACGCGAACAGCTTGAGGTCAATGGCCTTGTTTCATTTGTTGCCAATGGCAGTATCTTGCCTCGAGTGGCTGGTAATTGCGATCTACCAATGAAAGACGCCGTCGAGTTCACCGCACCAGAATCACTGCAAGTCACGTTACATGCACCAAATCGCGGCTATGTCACTGGCTTAGGGATTCCGAAAGGGATCACTTTAATTGTCGGTGGTGGTTTTCATGGCAAATCTACCCTGCTAAATGCCATTGAACGCTCGATCTACAATCACATTCCTGGTGATGGCCGTGAATACATTGTCACCGATGGTTCAGCAATGAAAATTCGCGCTGAGGAAGGCCGCTGCGTTCATCATTTGAATCTTTCCAACTACATTAATCATTTGCCAATGGGCAAAGATACTGCAGACTTCACCACGCAAGATGCATCAGGTTCCACCTCTCAGGCAGCGTGGTTACAAGAATCTGTCGAAGCGGGCGCTTCAACGCTATTGATTGATGAAGATACATCAGCCACAAACTTCATGATTCGCGACGAGCGCATGCAAGCGCTTGTGGCAAAGGGTGACGAGCCAATCACACCGCTGGTGGACCGTATCGGTCAATTGCGCGATGAATTGGAGATCTCCACCATCATCGTGATGGGCGGGTCAGGCGATTATCTGGATGTTGCCGACAACGTTATCCAGATGCATGACTATCAGGCATTAGATGTGACCGAGAAAGCGAAAGAGGTGATTCAGTTGCACCCTACTCAACGTCACAACGAATCTGAGGCACCTTTGGTGACATTCCCTCCTCGTGCACTCCATTGCTCTGCGTTGATGAACATTCTAACGGATGGGAAATTCCGTGTATCGGCGAAAGGTAAAGACAGCCTTCGCTTTGGTAAAGAGTTTACAGACCTCTCCGCGCTTGAGCAGTTAGAGTCGAGCGATGAAGTCAACGCGATTGGTTGGGTTTGGTATCAGCTTGCCCAACACGCTGGATGGAACTCAAACCCAGCCAAACAGATCAGCGAATTATTGGGCGATGCTTGGTTCCAGAATATGCCTCAGCATGGTGATCTCGCCAAACCACGTCCAATTGATGTGATGGCAGCTTTAAATCGTATGCGAAAGTC
- a CDS encoding ABC transporter ATP-binding protein — MPSPVIKAESVSKQVSTNNEQLTILKNVNVVIEEGESVAIVGTSGAGKSTLMTLLAGLDVATSGDVTLLGQALSQLDDEQRAQIRSEYIGFVFQSFLLIPSLTALQNVTLPCLLKGEEEDHERAKALLASVGLASRIQHLPSQLSGGEQQRVALARAFMTQPKILFADEPTGNLDQHTAEKIIDLLFELNQQHGTTLVLVTHDDNLARRCQKVIKMDAGQLVGEG, encoded by the coding sequence ATGCCATCTCCAGTAATTAAAGCGGAATCCGTTAGTAAACAAGTCTCTACTAATAATGAGCAGTTAACAATCCTTAAAAATGTAAATGTTGTCATTGAAGAAGGTGAAAGCGTTGCGATTGTCGGTACCTCTGGTGCCGGTAAGTCTACTCTGATGACGCTTCTGGCTGGTTTAGATGTGGCGACCTCCGGTGACGTCACGTTGTTAGGACAAGCATTATCTCAGCTCGATGATGAACAACGAGCGCAAATTCGTAGCGAATATATTGGTTTTGTGTTTCAGAGTTTTCTCTTAATCCCTAGCTTAACAGCCCTACAAAATGTCACGTTGCCATGTTTGTTAAAAGGTGAGGAAGAAGACCACGAGCGAGCCAAAGCGCTGTTGGCCTCGGTAGGGCTGGCTTCTCGTATTCAACATCTCCCAAGCCAGCTTTCGGGTGGCGAGCAACAGCGCGTTGCCTTAGCTCGCGCATTCATGACTCAACCTAAAATTTTGTTTGCAGATGAACCAACCGGCAACTTAGACCAACACACCGCAGAAAAAATCATCGATCTGTTATTTGAACTGAATCAACAACATGGTACGACGTTAGTGCTTGTGACGCACGACGACAATCTGGCCAGGCGTTGTCAGAAGGTCATTAAAATGGATGCTGGCCAACTTGTTGGAGAGGGGTAA
- a CDS encoding bifunctional diguanylate cyclase/phosphodiesterase, which translates to MAKYRTLDYEIPEAMQESWQRIVNLLAYIVDVPAALIMRIQPEHIEVFSSSQSSLNPYHQGDSESLGHGLYCETVIEDNTELLVPNALNDKEWDHNPDIKLGMLAYCGLPLLWPNGEVFGTICMLDDKENNFGQTYRELLAGFQTSIEAQLSVVYQHQKLLRLNEQLKQRVDKRTTNLAQLSFSLNQEIDRRKAAEQQAHYQKHHDHGTGFLNRCALEQHLQRMLDEWRLGDSSLVVIHIGFTNARSIQTKYGFALLDDLLKIYRNQIGVIESVDSITGRPSSHDLVIAIRADDVTDILDNLLNRIINAGQRGFKVGESEAHLHAFIGLAVADSTTESAQQLLRHANQAMVLSKDSGQQYAYFSATHADALLHHNQIESYLLQAVRNDDLTLYFQPKVCPQTHKWIGAEALLRWSHPVLGDISNEALIHMAEQNGLIFEVGAFVLRSAIEKAKEWSAIVEHFRVAVNVSAIQLKNPLFAEQVQELLIAYQLPAQYLELEVTESGLISDEVVARATLERLHELGVTLSLDDFGTGYASFSYLKKYPFDAIKIDKSFVQHIDKSEEDKEIIRSIIHVAKKLDLEVVMEGIESDLQEDFLIREGCDIGQGFLYGKPMPGSEFVQGLYSQNFLGTPRFAYHT; encoded by the coding sequence ATGGCAAAATACAGAACGTTGGATTATGAGATTCCAGAAGCAATGCAAGAAAGTTGGCAGAGAATTGTCAACCTATTGGCGTATATCGTTGATGTCCCCGCCGCATTGATTATGCGTATCCAACCCGAACACATTGAGGTGTTTTCCTCCAGTCAAAGTTCATTAAACCCTTATCATCAAGGAGATAGCGAATCGCTAGGCCATGGTCTTTACTGCGAAACCGTGATTGAAGACAACACGGAATTGCTGGTGCCTAACGCTCTGAACGACAAGGAGTGGGATCACAATCCCGATATTAAATTGGGAATGCTCGCCTACTGCGGTTTGCCATTGCTTTGGCCAAATGGTGAGGTGTTTGGCACCATTTGTATGCTAGATGACAAAGAAAACAACTTTGGCCAAACATATCGAGAATTGCTCGCTGGTTTTCAAACTTCGATAGAAGCGCAACTGTCTGTGGTCTACCAACATCAAAAATTACTGCGCCTCAACGAACAGCTAAAACAACGTGTTGATAAGCGTACAACCAATCTTGCTCAACTTAGTTTTAGCTTAAACCAAGAAATTGACCGTAGAAAAGCCGCAGAACAGCAAGCGCACTATCAGAAACATCATGACCACGGTACAGGCTTTCTGAATCGATGCGCGTTAGAGCAGCATTTACAGAGGATGTTAGACGAATGGCGTCTTGGGGATTCCAGTTTGGTAGTGATCCATATCGGATTCACCAATGCCCGTTCAATTCAAACCAAATATGGGTTTGCCCTATTGGATGATTTGCTGAAAATCTACCGTAACCAAATCGGTGTCATTGAATCTGTCGATTCCATTACTGGCCGCCCAAGCTCGCACGATCTTGTGATCGCGATTCGTGCGGATGACGTTACTGATATCCTCGACAACCTGCTTAACCGGATCATCAATGCCGGACAACGAGGCTTTAAAGTGGGCGAAAGCGAAGCGCATTTGCACGCATTCATTGGTTTAGCGGTGGCGGATTCAACAACCGAAAGTGCTCAACAACTGTTAAGGCATGCCAATCAGGCCATGGTTTTGAGCAAAGATTCCGGCCAGCAATACGCGTATTTTTCAGCAACTCACGCAGATGCCTTACTTCACCACAATCAAATCGAAAGCTACTTACTGCAAGCAGTAAGAAACGACGATTTAACGCTCTATTTTCAGCCGAAAGTTTGCCCTCAAACGCACAAGTGGATCGGCGCAGAGGCGTTGTTACGTTGGAGCCACCCTGTTTTGGGGGACATTTCCAATGAAGCCCTGATTCATATGGCAGAGCAAAACGGGCTGATCTTTGAAGTCGGGGCGTTTGTACTACGCTCTGCGATCGAAAAAGCAAAAGAGTGGTCAGCGATTGTGGAACATTTTCGAGTGGCGGTGAATGTGAGTGCGATTCAACTTAAAAATCCCCTCTTTGCTGAGCAAGTTCAGGAATTGCTCATCGCCTACCAACTTCCGGCTCAATATCTTGAACTTGAGGTAACAGAAAGCGGTTTGATCAGTGATGAAGTGGTTGCACGTGCTACCTTAGAACGGTTGCATGAACTCGGAGTGACATTGTCACTTGATGACTTTGGTACTGGCTACGCCTCTTTCAGTTATTTGAAAAAGTATCCATTCGATGCGATAAAAATTGATAAGAGTTTTGTTCAACATATTGATAAGTCGGAAGAAGACAAAGAAATCATCCGTTCAATTATCCATGTGGCTAAAAAGCTCGATTTAGAGGTGGTGATGGAAGGCATCGAATCCGACCTACAAGAGGATTTCTTGATCCGCGAAGGATGCGATATTGGCCAAGGATTTCTGTATGGCAAGCCAATGCCTGGCAGTGAATTTGTTCAAGGCTTATACAGTCAGAACTTTTTAGGCACCCCTCGCTTCGCGTATCACACATAA
- the tesA gene encoding multifunctional acyl-CoA thioesterase I/protease I/lysophospholipase L1, protein MVRLFSLLIMFFLSSVAHATEKVLIVGDSLSAGYNMSAEQAWPNLLPEALNTYGKNVEVINASISGDTTGNGLSRLPELLKTHSPDWVLIELGANDGLRGFPHKVISSNLSRMIQLSKASDAKVALMQIRVPPNYGKRYTDAFVELYPTLAEHHQVPLLPFFLEQVIVKPEWMMPDGLHPMPEAQPWIAQFVAKTFYKHL, encoded by the coding sequence ATGGTCAGATTGTTTTCCTTACTTATAATGTTTTTCCTTTCTAGCGTCGCACACGCAACCGAGAAAGTGTTAATTGTTGGCGACAGCCTAAGTGCAGGATACAACATGTCTGCAGAGCAGGCTTGGCCAAATTTGTTACCAGAAGCATTGAATACATACGGAAAAAACGTAGAAGTGATCAACGCCAGTATCTCTGGAGACACAACCGGCAATGGACTATCTCGTCTGCCTGAGTTGTTAAAAACGCACTCACCAGACTGGGTGCTTATTGAGCTGGGGGCCAATGATGGCTTGCGAGGTTTTCCACATAAAGTGATCTCTTCAAACCTTTCGCGAATGATTCAATTAAGCAAAGCCTCAGACGCTAAAGTCGCACTGATGCAAATTCGTGTCCCACCTAACTATGGCAAGCGCTACACGGATGCATTTGTTGAACTCTATCCTACGCTTGCCGAACATCATCAAGTGCCACTCCTGCCGTTTTTCTTAGAACAAGTGATCGTCAAACCGGAGTGGATGATGCCTGATGGCTTACATCCAATGCCCGAAGCTCAGCCTTGGATCGCTCAATTTGTTGCAAAAACGTTTTACAAACATCTCTGA
- a CDS encoding ABC transporter permease, with translation MLANLLERGNMIKYSLNRRLTLWSLEEIRHGNLWPISVALILIISSVFALSALATRMEQVIVKQGKDALTADTVFVSANPIPQTLDLAIAAQDVQASKMTRFATMAFSDNEMQLVTVKAVEESYPLLGELVLSRGEEKQRHVKPGELWLDGRVMERLSVKVSDVVTIGDADFPVTGVIEAEPGLSFNPFQQMPAVYIHQSDVDKTGAIQVGSRVQYRVYLVGERPSLTTIKSAVELSPSDRWRDQENADRSSEVFERTSQYLSLTVAIVIIMAATTLVLTCQNYVVTRKQTIAMLKSIGAQRGWIIRWLAIQLSLLFLFAALVGLLIGLGLEQLLRIPLKDLLPEPLPSFGIEPFLVSLATAFCIAVPSLGIPLSSLLKTSAVSVMQPDDGSQQKIGKSGWLVLVPVVPMLVNYYNNVMVWVVLAAILILFVVLAAFGLLVSRGLMRFPLATPIKLALSRINRSALASGLQLGAFALSLMLLAIIWLVRTDLLLDWQRTLPADAPNVFALNIADYEKESYLNALDENQVLRSEAYPIIRGRFTEINGVDVKQDQQQGRQERSDAISRELNLTWSDHLPNYNQVLQGEWQAKNAVSVESEVASELGIKIGDVLTFVINSQPIKATVNTIRKVEWRDMKPNFYFIFSNDVMANMPGSYLVSYRIDENQGGILNQLSRQHPTVSVLDIRTMATKIQSLIEQIVWSISILAILGVIAGVMLIFTLLRLSLSQRQQEIRLYRTLGASKKRVTQTIWAEFGLMAIIASLVATLGAELAVAGVMHFGFELSTQIHPQLWVMLPLLALLTLFAVVLSLIKQLLTPVNNSYA, from the coding sequence ATGCTGGCCAACTTGTTGGAGAGGGGTAATATGATTAAGTACTCTCTCAATCGCAGGTTAACTCTTTGGAGCCTCGAAGAGATTCGGCACGGTAATTTGTGGCCAATAAGCGTGGCGTTGATTCTCATTATCTCGTCTGTTTTTGCGTTGTCCGCGTTGGCTACTCGCATGGAACAAGTGATTGTTAAGCAGGGCAAAGATGCGTTAACAGCGGACACCGTTTTCGTTTCTGCCAATCCGATACCGCAAACGCTCGATCTGGCCATCGCAGCGCAAGATGTGCAAGCCTCGAAAATGACTCGTTTTGCGACTATGGCGTTTAGCGACAACGAAATGCAGTTAGTCACCGTAAAAGCAGTTGAAGAAAGTTATCCACTGCTCGGAGAGTTGGTTTTATCTCGGGGCGAAGAGAAACAACGGCACGTCAAACCAGGAGAGCTTTGGCTTGACGGTCGAGTTATGGAAAGATTGTCGGTCAAGGTGAGTGACGTTGTCACCATTGGTGATGCCGATTTTCCGGTCACTGGCGTGATAGAGGCGGAACCTGGATTAAGTTTTAACCCGTTCCAACAAATGCCTGCGGTTTACATTCATCAGTCAGACGTTGATAAAACGGGTGCGATTCAAGTAGGTAGTCGAGTTCAATATCGCGTCTATCTGGTTGGTGAAAGGCCGTCGTTAACCACGATTAAATCCGCTGTAGAGCTCAGCCCAAGCGATCGTTGGCGAGATCAAGAAAACGCGGATCGCTCTAGCGAAGTGTTTGAGCGTACCAGCCAATACCTCTCTCTAACGGTTGCAATTGTCATCATTATGGCAGCCACGACTTTGGTTCTGACTTGTCAAAATTACGTTGTCACGCGAAAACAAACCATCGCGATGTTAAAAAGTATTGGCGCACAACGCGGTTGGATTATTCGCTGGTTGGCCATTCAATTGTCACTGCTGTTTCTTTTTGCCGCGCTGGTTGGTTTACTCATCGGGCTGGGGCTCGAACAGCTATTGAGAATTCCACTCAAAGACCTGCTTCCAGAACCACTGCCAAGCTTTGGTATTGAGCCGTTTTTAGTGTCGTTAGCAACGGCTTTTTGTATTGCTGTACCGTCGTTGGGGATCCCGCTTTCATCATTATTGAAAACTTCGGCGGTTAGCGTGATGCAACCCGATGACGGATCGCAACAAAAAATAGGTAAAAGTGGGTGGCTGGTTTTGGTTCCCGTGGTGCCTATGTTAGTCAATTACTACAACAACGTAATGGTATGGGTTGTTTTAGCGGCAATTTTGATTCTATTTGTGGTACTCGCGGCCTTTGGGTTGTTGGTCAGTCGGGGGCTGATGCGTTTTCCTTTGGCGACACCGATTAAGCTCGCATTAAGCCGGATAAATCGCTCAGCATTGGCGAGTGGCTTGCAATTGGGGGCATTTGCACTTTCTTTGATGTTGCTGGCGATCATTTGGCTAGTACGGACTGATTTGTTGCTTGATTGGCAACGTACATTACCTGCGGATGCGCCCAACGTTTTTGCGCTCAATATCGCTGACTATGAAAAAGAGAGCTACTTAAACGCACTGGATGAAAATCAAGTGTTACGCTCTGAAGCTTATCCCATTATTCGTGGACGCTTTACTGAAATTAATGGTGTCGACGTCAAACAAGATCAGCAACAAGGTCGCCAAGAGCGAAGCGATGCAATCAGCCGAGAGCTCAACCTGACGTGGTCTGATCACCTACCAAACTATAACCAAGTGTTGCAAGGTGAATGGCAAGCCAAAAATGCGGTCTCAGTAGAATCCGAAGTTGCTAGTGAGCTGGGCATCAAAATCGGCGATGTACTGACGTTTGTAATCAACAGCCAGCCCATTAAGGCGACCGTCAACACAATACGGAAAGTAGAATGGCGGGACATGAAGCCAAACTTCTATTTCATCTTCTCAAATGATGTGATGGCAAACATGCCGGGTTCATACTTAGTGAGCTATCGAATTGACGAAAATCAGGGCGGGATTCTTAACCAACTCTCTCGTCAGCACCCGACGGTCAGCGTGCTTGATATTCGGACTATGGCGACGAAAATTCAAAGCCTGATCGAGCAAATCGTTTGGTCTATCTCGATACTCGCTATTTTGGGAGTTATTGCCGGCGTTATGCTGATCTTTACCTTGCTCCGGTTGAGTTTATCGCAGCGTCAACAAGAAATTCGTTTGTATCGTACGTTAGGTGCTTCGAAAAAGCGGGTAACTCAGACGATCTGGGCGGAATTTGGCTTGATGGCCATCATTGCGAGCTTGGTGGCAACACTCGGTGCAGAGTTGGCCGTCGCAGGCGTTATGCACTTTGGCTTCGAGCTCTCCACTCAAATTCATCCGCAGTTATGGGTAATGCTGCCACTGTTGGCGTTACTGACGTTGTTCGCGGTTGTCTTAAGTTTAATCAAGCAGTTATTGACGCCTGTTAACAACAGTTACGCCTAA